In Miscanthus floridulus cultivar M001 chromosome 5, ASM1932011v1, whole genome shotgun sequence, one genomic interval encodes:
- the LOC136452450 gene encoding uncharacterized protein, translated as MHQHMLLKSLYTRRGSDHSLRNPIRGRMLTPLQVAVAVAVVVNMLLASPAAVLGIVTDEDCKCFMCVCDLDPHPLPPEVPTHHPPPAQPVPVPSPPPPPPSPSPPPPAPVVVPAYYPPPTTGYYYYNPPQPYGYPWPTTTYGYGPPAGEMYPRDYGHESKSGAARRHGGGCGRASLVLAVTLASAVLALLLRPAAAA; from the coding sequence ATGCACCAGCACATGCTTCTCAAGTCACTATATACCCGGCGCGGCAGTGATCACTCACTGAGAAACCCAATTCGAGGCAGAATGCTGACGCCGCTCCAGGTCGCGGTCGCGGTCGCGGTGGTGGTCAACATGCTGCTGGCGTCCCCGGCGGCGGTGCTGGGCATCGTCACCGACGAGGACTGCAAGTGCTTCATGTGCGTCTGCGACCTGGACCCGCACCCGCTGCCGCCGGAGGTGCCGACCCACCACCCTCCACCGGCGCAGCCGGTGCCAGTCCCctcgccgcccccgcccccgccgtcgccgtcgccaccgccgccggcgccggtggtGGTCCCCGCGTACTACCCTCCACCAACGACCgggtactactactacaacccgCCGCAGCCGTACGGGTACCCGTGGCCGACCACCACGTACGGGTACGGGCCACCGGCGGGGGAGATGTACCCGCGGGACTACGGGCATGAGTCCAAGTCCGGTGCGGCCcggcggcacggcggcggctgCGGGCGCGCCAGTTTGGTCCTCGCCGTCACGCTCGCGTCCGCGGTGCTGGCTCTGCTCCTGCGCCCTGCAGCGGCAGCTTGA